From a region of the Syngnathus typhle isolate RoL2023-S1 ecotype Sweden linkage group LG12, RoL_Styp_1.0, whole genome shotgun sequence genome:
- the LOC133163077 gene encoding transcriptional activator protein Pur-beta: MADGDSGSERGGSSSGGGGGVGGGFQHFQREQETQELASKRLDIQNKRFYLDVKQNSKGRFIKIAEVGAGGSKSRLTLSLSVAAEVRDYLGDFIEHYAQLGPSSPEQIAQAAAGEDGGPRRALKSEFLVRENRKYYLDLKENQRGRFLRIRQTVNRGPGFGMGGGGGPVGGMLSGQTIALPAQGLIEFRDALAKLIDDYGGDDDELACGAGGMAAGGFGELPEGTSIMVDSKRFFFDVGSNKYGVFLRVSEVKPSYRNSITVPFKAWAKFGGAFSRYADEMKEIQERHRDKIYERRDESEGDDVDDD, encoded by the coding sequence ATGGCGGATGGTGACAGCGGGAGTGAGCGCGGCggtagcagcagcggcggcggcggcggcgtggggGGCGGCTTCCAGCACTTCCAGAGAGAGCAGGAGACCCAGGAGCTGGCCTCCAAGCGCTTGGACATCCAGAACAAGCGCTTCTACCTGGACGTCAAGCAGAATAGCAAGGGCCGCTTCATCAAGATCGCCGAGGTCGGGGCCGGAGGCTCCAAAAGTCGGCTGACCCTCTCTCTGTCAGTGGCCGCCGAGGTGCGCGACTACCTCGGGGACTTTATCGAGCACTACGCCCAGCTGGGGCCCAGCAGCCCCGAGCAGATCGCGCAGGCTGCCGCCGGCGAGGACGGCGGGCCTCGGCGAGCCCTCAAGAGCGAGTTTTTGGTGCGGGAGAACCGCAAGTACTACTTGGACTTGAAGGAGAACCAGCGGGGGAGGTTCCTGCGGATCCGGCAGACCGTCAACCGGGGGCCTGGCTTCGGcatgggcggcggcggcggcccggtGGGCGGCATGTTGTCCGGCCAGACCATAGCCCTTCCGGCGCAGGGACTGATCGAGTTCCGAGACGCCCTGGCCAAGCTCATCGACGACTACGGCGGCGACGACGACGAGCTGGCCTGCGGCGCAGGCGGCATGGCGGCGGGGGGCTTCGGCGAGCTCCCGGAGGGCACTTCCATCATGGTGGACTCCAAGCGCTTCTTCTTCGACGTGGGCTCCAACAAGTACGGCGTGTTCCTGCGCGTCAGCGAGGTGAAGCCCAGCTACCGGAACTCCATCACGGTGCCCTTCAAGGCCTGGGCCAAGTTCGGCGGCGCCTTCAGCCGCTACGCCGACGAGATGAAGGAGATCCAAGAGCGCCACCGGGACAAGATCTACGAGAGGCGGGACGAGTCGGAGGGCGACGACGTGGATGACGACTGA
- the ved gene encoding ventrally expressed dharma/bozozok antagonist produces the protein MRGHFSIEWMAQSSRRQRPSVSGAALAGASTESLPGFYRRALHDSGGAPAKRPKMDTNSAPEAEEETSGYESERSLSPPPPPTTPPSGRRPRTAFTAEQIGSLERAFKRNAYLGTQDKAQLCSKLNLSDKQIRNWFQNRRMKLKRTVQDALAAHACQASAASRFSPYPELRGFGPAPYPLYHHHPVPLPLQDGALAQPSPHNLQYASPLDPLYRYGGVPGAVLPAAAAATPPTPPPLMAAYAAYY, from the exons ATGAGAGGACACTTTTCCATTGAGTGGATGGCGCAAAGCAGCCGCCGGCAGCGACCCAGCGTCAGCGGGGCGGCTCTCGCCGGCGCCAGCACCGAGAGCCTGCCGGGGTTCTACCGGAGGGCCCTCCACGACAGTGGAGGAGCCCCAGCCAAGAGGCCCAAGATGGACACCAACAGTG CTCCGGAGGCAGAGGAGGAGACGTCGGGCTACGAGAGCGAGCGTTCcctctcgccgccgccgccgccaacgaCGCCCCCGTCCGGCAGGAGGCCGCGCACGGCCTTCACGGCAGAGCAGATTGGCAGCCTGGAGCGAGCCTTCAAGAGGAACGCCTACCTGGGCACGCAGGACAAGGCGCAGCTCTGCAGCAAACTCAACTTGTCCGACAAACAG ATCCGAAACTGGTTCCAGAACCGGCGCATGAAGCTGAAGCGGACGGTGCAGGACGCCCTGGCGGCGCACGCCTGCCAGGCCAGCGCCGCGTCGCGCTTCAGCCCCTACCCTGAGCTGCGGGGGTTCGGGCCGGCGCCGTACCCACTCTACCACCACCACCCCgtgccgctgccgctgcaggACGGCGCTTTGGCTCAGCCGTCGCCGCACAACCTGCAGTACGCCTCGCCTCTGGACCCGCTCTACCGATACGGTGGAGTGCCGGGCGCCGTgttgcccgccgccgccgccgccacgcccCCGACTCCGCCTCCTCTGATGGCAGCCTACGCGGCGTActactga
- the gnsb gene encoding glucosamine (N-acetyl)-6-sulfatase (Sanfilippo disease IIID), b, translating to MPVGVLRVLALGALLTCGARRVLGGGGPGSNIVLIVTDDQDQNLGGMTPMKKTKSLIGDAGATFVNSFTVTPLCCPSRCSILTGRYPHNHLVRNNSLAGNCSSAAWQSRGESDAFPVFLSKSGYQTFFAGKYLNQYGKKETGGVGHVPPGWDQWHGLVGNSRYYNYTLSRNGVEEKHGDDYADDYLTDLIANRSLQFLDNRSPQRPFFLMLAPPAPHSPWTAAPQYRRRFADVKAPRDGSFDKPAKDKHWLLRQPANPMAKSSLAFLDDAYRKRWQTLLSVDDLVETLVRKLEELKELNNTYVIFTSDNGYHTGQFSLPIDKRQLYEFDIRTPLLVRGPGVKAKVTLKAPVLNIDLAPTILDIAGIKASAANLDGQSFLPLMAPSLRDGSARPFFLVEHTGEGLSSADASCPEMGPGVSQCFPDCVCEDSFNNTYACVRTLDGRDDMQYCEFADSESFVEVYNLSSDPHQLENIVKKVDPAVLQTMNQRLIKLQSCQGVGCRALSS from the exons ATGCCCGTGGGAGTGTTGCGCGTGCTCGCGCTGGGCGCCCTGCTCACCTGCGGCGCGAGGCGCGTGCTCGGCGGCGGGGGGCCCGGCAGCAACATCGTCCTCATCGTCACCGACGACCAGGACCAAAACCTCGGGGGCATG ACCCCCATGAAGAAGACCAAATCTCTGATCGGAGACGCCGGCGCTACCTTTGTCAACTCG TTCACGGTGACGCCGCTGTGCTGCCCGAGCCGCTGCAGCATCCTGACGGGTCGCTACCCTCACAATCACCTGGTGAGGAACAACTCGCTGGCCGGGAACTGCTCCAGCGCGGCCTGGCAGAGCCGAGGCGAGTCGGACGCCTTCCCCGTCTTCCTCAGCAAGAGCGGCTACCAAACCTTCTTTGCCGGGAAGTACCTGAACCAG TACGGCAAGAAGGAAACGGGCGGCGTCGGCCACGTTCCGCCTGGGTGGGACCAGTGGCACGGCCTG GTGGGCAACTCCCGCTACTACAACTACACCCTGTCCAGAAACGGGGTCGAGGAGAAGCACGGCGACGACTACGCGGACGACTACCTCACCGACCTCATC GCCAACCGCTCGCTTCAGTTCCTGGACAACCGCAGCCCTCAGCGTCCGTTCTTCCTGATGCTGGCGCCGCCGGCGCCCCACTCGCCCTGGACCGCCGCCCCGCAGTACCGACGGCGCTTCGCTGACGTCAAAGCGCCCAGGGACGGAAGCTTTGACAAGCCGGCCAAG gaCAAGCATTGGCTGCTGCGCCAGCCCGCCAACCCCATGGCCAAGAGCTCGCTGGCCTTCCTGGACGACGCCTACCGCAAAAG GTGGCAGACGCTGCTGTCGGTGGATGACCTGGTGGAGACGCTGGTGAGGAAGCTGGAGGAGCTGAAGGAGCTGAACAACACGTACGTCATCTTCACCTCGGACAACGGCTATCACACAG GTCAGTTCTCTCTGCCCATCGACAAGCGTCAGTTGTACGAGTTTGACATCCGCACGCCGCTGCTGGTGCGCGGCCCCGGCGTGAAAGCCAAGGTCACGCTGAAG gctcCCGTGTTAAACATTGATCTGGCGCCGACCATTCTGGACATCGCCGGCATCAAGGCCTCGGCCGCCAACTTGGACGGGCAGTCCTTCCTGCCTCTGATG GCGCCGTCGTTGCGCGACGGCTCGGCGCGTCCCTTCTTCCTGGTGGAGCACACGGGGGAGGGGCTGTCCAGCGCAGACGCCAGCTGCCCCGAGATGGGGCCCGGCGTGTCG CAATGTTTCCCCGACTGCGTGTGCGAGGACTCCTTCAACAACACCTACGCCTGCGTCAGGACGCTGGACGGACGCGACGACATGCAGTACTGCGAGTTCGCCGACAGCGAG TCCTTTGTGGAGGTGTACAACCTGAGCTCGGACCCCCACCAGCTGGAGAACATTGTGAAGAAGGTGGACCCGGCCGTGCTGCAGACCATGAACCAGCGCCTCATCAAGCTGCAGTCCTGCCAGGGCGTCGGCTGCCGCGCCCTCTCCTCGTGA
- the mrps24 gene encoding small ribosomal subunit protein uS3m, producing MLCQNKDKVNVNCVSLVNSESKMATPLSSTGCLNFLAAASRASTLGSRKLHVTAVCCKNRAARIRVGKGDRPLTYEQALKPHHIAHHKGWLSQHTSNLKGEDGAAERAVEDAFIRRLMFGTFHGCLADELVIKRRGNALTVCALMLQKLPPTKFYFLIGYAESLLSHFYKCPVKLDVQTLQEKQVYKYL from the exons ATGTTGTGCCAAAACAAGGACAAAGTGAATGTAAATTGTGTTAGCCTCGTAAACAGTGAGAGCAAGATGGCGACGCCCTTGAGCAGCACAGGATGCTTGAACTTCCTG GCTGCAGCGAGCAGGGCAAGTACACTCGGGAGCCGAAAGCTTCACGTCACAGCAGTGTGCTGCAAG AACCGAGCTGCTCGCATCAGAGTGGGGAAAGGCGATCGTCCTCTGACCTACGAACAAGCCCTGAAACCTCACCACATCGCCCACCACAAAGGATGGCTATCGCAGCACACCA GTAACCTCAAGGGCGAGGACGGCGCGGCGGAGCGCGCCGTCGAAGACGCCTTCATCCGTCGCTTGATGTTCGGCACCTTCCACGGCTGCCTGGCCGACGAGCTGGTGATCAAGCGGCGCGGCAACGCGCTGACGGTGTGCGCCCTCATGCTGCAAAAGCTGCCGCCGACGAAATTCTACTTCCTGATTGGATACGCCGAGTCGCTGCTGTCGCACTTCTACAAATGTCCCGTCAAGCTGGACGTGCAGACGCTGCAGGAGAAGCAAGTGTACAAATATCTGTGA